The genomic region GAGTTCAGATATTTCAGAGGAGACATGTTAGAGTGGAACTCTTTTTCCAGTGGTTGAAGAGTGACAGTTTTACCAGGTTGTAGTTCAGCAGTAAAAGAATACACCCCTGCAGTACTGGGTGAGTTATATGGAGGGGAAAGAGATCTGTGAGCTGCCTGTACGTGTCCGCAATCTTCTTGCACTTGGGTATGTCTGCACTGTCCAGGAGCTCCAATAGAAGCACTCCATTGAACCTTTGGTTGAGCTTCTCCAAAACCATTACAGAGCTTATGATCTCCAAAACCTGAAACTGCCATGGTCATATTCATAGATAAATTAACATCCATTGGTGTTGGGAATATTGTGCTCCCTTGTGGTTGTATAGGCTGAGAAGCTCCATTACAGTCACCTATGCCTATAGATGTGGGAGAAGGAATATGTGCTTTATAGTGTAGTATCCTTTGAGAGTCCAAAGAGCTGTTGCTACTCACCTGTAATTGGGGATACAGGGAGTAAGAAATATGATTTTCTGGAGAATTGACACTCTGTGAGGAGAGTCTTTCTCCAAAATTGATCCCTTTATAGTTGTAGGATGACTGTGACATTGGCGATGAAGATGGTAATTGACTACTGTTAGGATGGAAGTAAGTTGAGGAAGACAATGTTCCAAAAGATGGTACAACAACTCCTACACTTGTACTTGGATGCACAACAGCACATTTTAAGGATAATAAAACGTCCGCCATGTCATGTTCGTAGGGTTCTTTTTCTTCACATCTTACACattctctgaagaaaaaaaaaactatagctACAAATTACTATAGTTAAAGCAATGAGTAAGgttagaatttttaaaatcagCTTCAATTCTGTCTCCCTCTCTTACTTACTCATCTGTCGACCTTTCCAGgcagaataaaattaaaagaaataacgaTATTGAAGATAGAAAGTtgaaaagatttttaaaaacaccgatttaaaaaaatatattaacttaataCATTTCAAGTAAACATTCTGTGCTATAGTTGCACTGACATATTGCTCTACTCAATTTGTatgaatttcacaaaatattaactgccaacttatttttataaatagattatatataaataattcgaAGAAGAAACTCTGTACTTTTATTTGCCCCCtctgattaataaaaaatacccTATAGATCAGTCCTTCCAGTCATATCAAACTTGTTAAAACTGGGAATTTTCATCTTTGTACTTACTGTATAATCCATGAAATACCGACGTCAAGTCGGGAACATCACACACAAATAACGGTATTTCATGTATACTGAAAAATACTGACAAACTAAGGATTTAAAGACTGTttaaaagaaagtgaaaattaACTACAAGAACGAGTTTTATATGAGTCGTAATTatcataaaaagtattttcacaGCACAATATaccaaaattatttaacttttgaatGTAAAAACAAGCTTTATATAATCTGACTCTTTGGCCTTCGTACAAATCTGTATTATTTATCACTTCCGTTTCATTATTTTCCAGGCTTTACCTAACAACCCAACCACACCTGTGTTCTTTCCATTCTGCCTATAGGTGCATGCATTTTTCCTTTTTTGGGGAAGGGGTGTTAAAGCATGGACATTTGAGTCACATAAAATCACCTGGAATGATTCCAATTTCGGAGTTCTTATTGGACAAAAGTAAAGGGAAAAACAAGCTTTGATtgattttttaataacaaattaattagcctaaaaggcccggcatggtcaggtgggttaaggcgttcgactcgtaatctgagggtcgccggttcgaatcccggtggtaccaaacatgatcaccctttcagccgtggggtctatataatgtgacggtcaatcccactattcattggtaaaagagcagcccaagtgttagcggtgggtggtgatgactagcggcctaccatctaaattagggacgactagcacaggtagcccttgagtagctttgtgcgaaattcaaaaacaaacaaacaattattctaagTAATTTGTAGAATTTGAGTGTAAAACTTCCCTAAAAGGATTCATGGTTATGGCCTTTACTGCATGAGTAAACTACCCAAAAAACAATAGTAGGCGCCattcataaatttgtttttcttccctTCAGCTTCTCCTAAAATTTTCACtagaaaaattcaataaaatttacGTCTCCCATAAAACAATATCTTTATATGGATCACTTTTAGAGATATTTTATTTCCATGGCCTGGCATGATCAAATGgctagggcgttcgactcgtagtccgagggtcgcgggttcgaatcaccgttacaccaaacatgcttactctttcaacCGCGGAGTCATTATAATGTTagaaccaatcccactattcggtggtaaaagagtagcccaagagttggcggtgggtggtgatgactagctgccttccctctagtgttacactgttaaattaggaacggctagtgcagacagccctagtgtagctttgcgggaaattaaaaggaaaatagcAACACAAAACTTTATTTCCGACAAGTTTCTCTCCGTGTTTCAAGTCTATTTATCTGTCACTCTTACGACGTCCCAATTTCAGAATCCTGAAGTCAACACTTTAACTTCTAAAATTTCAAAGAAATGTCACTCATTAATAAAATAAGCATATATTCTTTCCTTATGAAACTGAAGAATTGATTAAGAGATTCCCGTTTTTGTGTAATctgtaaaactttttattattaaagatctttattatttaactgaaaCTGTAGATGGTGTTATTGCAGAGATTGTTTGTCTGAATTTGGCGCAAAAcgacacgagaactatctgcgctagccatccgtaatttagcggtgtaagactagagggaaggcagctagtcaccaccactcaccgccaactcttgggctattcttttaccaacgaacagtggaattgaccgtcactttataaagcccccaaggctgaaaggaagggtgagcatgtttggtgtgacggggattcaaccccgcgaccctcagattaggagtcgaatgcgttaatcacctggccatgccgggccacttttgTAGAGATAGTGAACGGTACATAGAAGCcaaatatttgaacatttgtacaaaaatattcaCCCTCGCTTTCtcttgatgaaaaataaaatatggaaaaacaaAAGGACCATTCTACGAAAGTATCCGAGCGATTTTGGATAATTTACTCAGATTACTccaacttattttttaattattcactcAAAACGAATATTTCTGTTGCTATTTAATTTCGTGCCTaaacaattttaagaattatttaattCGAGATGATGGAAGATattgaaatatagtttaacatttttatgtatttttataaattgatattttaatattttggtgaGTAAGGCTTTGCATATAAGAAAACTGAAAGCAAAGTTTCTTAAACGTTTAGATAAAAATTAGCATCGCGTACACGAACTTCAATTCATGATAAAGGCAGATTTGTAATTAAGTCACTGCCAATTGTACTATAAGAATATCAATTAACTACATTTTATTACGAGTTGCTTAGAAATCGTTATTACCCGTTACGTCTTAATTTCTGATAAGCTAGTTTTCGTGGTACACTTTTATCAATAACTGCCCTAGAGGGaaataagtttcaaatttaaattcTACAATCATAAGTCGATCGCATAGAAATAGccatgttttagtttgtttgttttggaattttgcacaaagctactcaagggctatctgtgctagccgtccctaatttagcagtgtaagactagagggaaggcagctagtcatcaccacccaccgccaactcttgggctactcttttaccaacgaatagtgggattgaccgtcacattatacacccccaaggctgggagggcgagcatgtttagcgcgacgcgggcgcgaacccgcgaccctcagattacgacgtgcacgccttaacgcgctaggccatgccaggaccCCCATGTTTTAGTAACAAttttgaacaagaaaaaaaatagctAGATCATTTTATCATAGGAAACGTAACGTAAGCTTTAGAACTTTCAAAATGTTATGGTGTTGATGAAAGGTGTTTCTATTTCTAAAGAAATTAACTTTTGCTTAGGGCCATTTCATTTTGACCTCGATTTGTAccgtaaaataattttaacgtgTTCATGACATCTGGAATACCCTGACCTCTTAagagaaataacaataaatgtttctaCTTATTTTTTTTAGCATGTTTTAGTGGTTAAAgcgctcaacttgcaatctgcggATCACGAAATCGAAACTAGTAGGAGTCATAATGTaatgttaatcccactattcgttggtgaagagTTGTCGAGGGaagtgttgactagttgccttctttctttCACTTCAAACTGAGGGAAGATTAACGCACGTAACTTTTGAGCAGCTTTACCCGAAAGTTcaactaataattttattctggAGTAACGACGACAATTTACTATAAAATTCTAAGTTCGTAAAATAGTGCACTACACTTTTGAATGACAGTTCTACATCCATAATATCGATATGATGTTTAACGAACCAAGCCCCGGTGACTTAGCagaagtttaattatatttactataCATTTAGAAGTATCCAGTGTTAACCAAGCGCTGATTCAATTATAGTTGTATGTTAAGTTTAACTTTACTATCGAAGCATCGGTTACAATTGTTTTTACccagtatctgggtgttttcaataatactaaaatatttttgtttgtttgaaattaaacacaaagcttcacaattgGTTTGCTGTGCGATGTTCACCAGAGTTATCGAAATCTAGTTTATAACGTCGTGAGTCCGCAAAAATACTATTGTGCCATTGGAGGACAATACTCAAATACCAGAGAAATTATTAATGGTTGAATTTCGGTGAAATTGCAGCATTTTGGCCAAATTTACTCTGCTACTGATAGTTTCCAACACTAAACATGTAACTGGTAAATTTTAATCTAATCAATTAATATCTCATAGTTAAACAGCATTCGGTTATTTTAACTCTTACTTTGAGAATTTCAGATATAGCGTCCACAGAACTATTTTCAGTAGGGGAGGGGCAGACATTAATGTAGGGATCAGCTTTCACAGTGTGAGTCAACAGACCAAAATAACGTGTATTATGTATGCTTAAACGCAAgcataaatttacagttttaataaatcattactaaaaatatttagtttaactacAATAATAAGTTTACACCATAATACGTacaatttttttgtgaaatgtgaTAGGGTAAATGCTCCCTCTTAAGAACGCCCACGATTTCGGTTGCTGGTAAGGTGCTGTGTAAGTCAtacttttttgttaaattaaatccgggcaatattttgatatttttgcttTACATAAAGAAATGGGAAAATCTGATACTAATCAAATTTTggataaattttagttttatggaTAATCTAATGACAGTGAAAGATCAGCGATTTAACTATCTCGCCTTACTTTGGGAGATTTTAGGATTCAACTAGAAGTATTGTGAAGACTGTAATACAACTTCAAGTCCAGAGATAAAGCAACGCTTTAGTTTAATTTTCATTCTACAGTCGAGACGTTGCTGTATTATTTTAATCATTCATGCACTGCGTTTAGGAATTTTCAACACTAACCAAGTGTTGGGTAAATTACAATATGATGAAGTTCATACTAGAATACATTTGGAATTTTTCAGTAATAATCAAATgatgagtaaattaatctattatGGTAAAATTAATTCCATTATTGAAATAGAATTTTGGTTACCTTTACGCTATATTTGATGTTTCATTATACGTCAGAATTGCTAGGTAAATTACGGGTAAAGTGAATAActgtaataaagaatatttttaagtcTTACCTATAGTTTGGTGTTTTCGAAAACTAGGTAGTTTATTGTGTTATTGTGAAGTGAATCCCATGAACATAGTAGCGTTTTAAAGGCATTTACCTTACACTTGGGAGTTTCTGACGCTGACCAAATGCTGGGAAAATTGTAGTGCTATACTAAATCTCAGT from Tachypleus tridentatus isolate NWPU-2018 chromosome 1, ASM421037v1, whole genome shotgun sequence harbors:
- the LOC143232613 gene encoding uncharacterized protein LOC143232613, whose amino-acid sequence is MADVLLSLKCAVVHPSTSVGVVVPSFGTLSSSTYFHPNSSQLPSSSPMSQSSYNYKGINFGERLSSQSVNSPENHISYSLYPQLQVSSNSSLDSQRILHYKAHIPSPTSIGIGDCNGASQPIQPQGSTIFPTPMDVNLSMNMTMAVSGFGDHKLCNGFGEAQPKVQWSASIGAPGQCRHTQVQEDCGHVQAAHRSLSPPYNSPSTAGVYSFTAELQPGKTVTLQPLEKEFHSNMSPLKYLNSCFPGTNHLDNNCHQLVATEKPQPRFVPVGPHTAHLFSQTGGMEDVLSSCTKPNLCQVCGKTYARLSTLKIHLRTHSGERPYWCNTCNKSFSQAANLTAHIRTHSGEKPFRCPLCERRFSQSSSVTTHMRTHSGERPYSCYTCKKTFSDSSTLTKHLRTHSGEKPYECKLCFLKFSQSGNLNRHMRVHTSTG